From Ascochyta rabiei chromosome 16, complete sequence, the proteins below share one genomic window:
- a CDS encoding GMP synthase (glutamine-hydrolyzing): MTTDVKDPVPPHKTFDTILVLDFGSQYTHLITRRLREFNVYSEMLPCTTKLADLDFTPKGIILSGGPYSVYEEGAPHVDHAVFDLGVPILGICYGLQEMAWHFGKNAGVAAGEKREYGHAHLKLEQHGGHVDELFKGLENDIEVWMSHGDKLSHMPESFVTVATTSNSPYAGIAHSAKKMYGIQFHPEVTHTPQGKVLLRNFAVDICQSRTDWTMGKFVDQEIARIRKLVGDKGQVIGAVSGGVDSTVAAKLMKEAIGDRFHAVMVDNGVLRLNEAKQVKETLDKGLGINLTVVDASDLFLDRLKGITDNPEQKRKVIGNTFIEIFQEKAKEIAAKAHNTPNAGEIEWLLQGTLYPDVIESLSFKGPSQTIKTHHNVGGLPANMNLKLIEPLRELFKDEVRELGKELGINEELVWRHPFPGPGIAIRILGEVTREQVRIAREADFIFIEEIKKAGLYRNISQAFAALLPVRAVGVMGDKRVHDQVIALRAVETSDFMTADWYPFDGEFLKRVSRRIVNEVNGVCRVVYDVTSKPPGTIEME, encoded by the exons ATGACGACCGACGTCAAAGACCCTGTCCCCCCGCACAAGACGTTCGACACCATCCTGGTGCTCGACTTCGGCTCGCAGTACACGCATCTGATCACGCGCCGCCTGCGCGAGTTCAATGTCTACTCGGAGATGCTGCCGTGCACCACCAAGCTGGCCGACCTCGACTTCACACCCAAGGGCATCATCCTCTCCGGCGGCCCCTACTCGGTCTACGAGGAGGGCGCGCCCCACGTAGACCACGCCGTTTTCGATCTGGGCGTGCCCATTCTTGGAATATGCTACGGCCTGCAGGAGATGGCATGGCACTTTGGAAAGAACGCAGGCGTTGCAGCCGGCGAGAAGAGGGAGTACGGCCACGCGCACCTCAAGCTCGAGCAGCACGGCGGCCATGTCGACGAGCTGTTCAAGGGCCTCGAGAACGACATCGAGGTCTGGATGAGCCACGGCGACAAGCTGAGCCACATGCCAGAGAGCTTTGTTACCGTCGCGACCACCAGCAACTCGCCCTACGCCGGCATTGCGCACAGCGCCAAGAAGATGTACGGCATCCAGTTCCATCCTGAGGTCACACACACGCCGCAGGGCAAGGTCCTCCTCAGGAACTTCGCCGTCGACATCTGCCAGTCCAGGACCGACTGGACCATGGGCAAGTTCGTCGACCAGGAGATTGCGCGCATCAGGAAGCTGGTCGGCGACAAGGGACAGGTCATCGGCGCCGTCAGCGGCGGTGTCGACTCGACTGTCGCCGCCAAGCTGATGAAGGAGGCCATTGGCGACCGCTTCCACGCCGTCATGGTCGACAACGGTGTGCTCCGTCTGAACGAGGCCAAGCAGGTCAAGGAGACGCTCGACAAGGGCCTGGGCATCAACCTGACCGTCGTCGACGCCTCGGATCTCTTCCTCGACCGCCTGAAGGGCATCACCGACAACCCCGAGCAGAAGCGCAAGGTCATTGGCAACACGTTCATCGAGATCTTCCAGGAAAAGGCAAAGGAGATTGCTGCCAAAGCCCACAACACCCCCAACGCCGGCGAGATCGAATGGCTCCTCCAGGGCACCCTTTACCCCGATGTCATCGAATCGCTGTCCTTCAAGGGCCCCTCCCAGACCATCAAGACCCACCACAACGTTGGCGGCCTACCAGCGAACATGAACCTCAAGCTCATCGAGCCCCTGCGCGAGCTCTTCAAGGACGAGGTGCGCGAGCTGGGCAAGGAGCTCGGCATCAACGAGGAGCTTGTCTGGCGCCACCCTTTCCCCGGCCCAGGCATTGCTATCCGCATCTTGGGCGAGGTCACCCGCGAGCAGGTCCGGATTGCGCGTGAAGCCGACTTCATCTTCATCGAGGAGATCAAGAAGGCGGGGCTGTACAGGAACATCAGCCAGGCGTTCGCGGCGCTGTTGCCGGTCAGGGCGGTAGGCGTCATGGGCGACAAGCGGGTGCACGACCAGGTCATTGCACTGAGGGCGGTGGAGACGAGCGATTTCATGACTGCGGACTGGTACCCCTTCGACGGCGAGTTCTTGAAGCGCGTGTCGAGGCGCATTGTGAACGAGGTCAACGGTGTTTGCCGTGTTGTCTACGATG TCACCAGCAAGCCCCCTGGCACGATCGAGATGGAGTAG
- a CDS encoding Mss4p nuclear export, producing the protein MAKRKQDPEELPDAPESKGKGKGKGKGIDKGIDMGIDKGIDKGIKADDDSDSDEDMDMVNVDFEWFDPNPEVDFHGLKSLLRQLLDVDNQLFDLSELADLILSQPLLGSTVKVDGLETDPYAFLTVLNLETHKDKKVIRDLHAYLSKKAPGLLPAAPAQIGLVLTERFINMPHEIVPPMYTMLMEEIQWAVDEKEPYAFTHYLVLSKAYSEVASSLPAVGQPPSKKKKAAKADDETFYFHPEDEVLHQHAVGHTTFDYDTPVDEGASDSKRAFQEMGVKPQGHVTLIEADRFAGAVEAVKSFLSGQ; encoded by the exons ATGGCCAAGCGGAAACAGGATCCAGAGGAGCTGCCCGATGCGCCCGAgagcaagggcaagggcaagggcaagggcaagggcatcGACAAGGGCATCGACATGGGCATCGACAAGGGCATCGACAAGGGCATCAAGgccgacgacgacagcgacagcgacgag GACATGGACATGGTGAACGTCGACTTCGAGTGGTTCGACCCCAATCCCGAGGTCGACTTCCACGGCCTGAAGTCCTTGCTGCGCCAGCTTCTGGATGTCGACAACCAGCTGTTCGACCTGAGCGAGCTCGCCGACCTGATCCTGTCACAGCCGCTGCTGGGCAGCACTGTCAAGGTCGACGGCTTGGAGACGGACCCCTATGCTTTCTTGACCGTGCTGAACCTGGAGACACACAAG GACAAGAAGGTGATTCGCGACCTCCACGCCTATCTCAGCAAGAAGGCGCCAGGCCTTCTCCCCGCCGCACCTGCGCAAATTGGTCTGGTCCTCACCGAGCGCTTCATCAACATGCCCCACGAGATCGTGCCGCCCATGTACACGATGCTCATGGAGGAGATCCAGTGGGCCGTCGACGAGAAGGAGCCCTACGCATTCACACACTACCTCGTGCTCTCCAAGGCATACTCCGAGGTCGCCTCGAGTCTGCCTGCAGTCGGCCAGCCGCccagcaagaagaagaaggcggcCAAGGCGGACGACGAGACCTTCTACTTCCACCCAGAGGACGAGGTGCTGCACCAGCACGCTGTCGGCCACACGACCTTTGACTACGATACCCCGGTCGACGAGGGCGCAAGCGACAGCAAGAGAGCGTTCCAGGAGATGGGCGTCAAGCCCCAGGGCCATGTGACGTTGATCGAGGCGGACAGGTTCGCAGGTGCCGTCGAGGCCGTCAAGTCGTTCCTGAGCGGTCAGTAG
- a CDS encoding ADP-ribose 1''-phosphate phosphatase has product MLHGHRVALQPEFPGLDDDYIAAVFRRHQSHQNIIMSSLRDTSIQLDSEPAGASKAKRMAADSPPPAKKFKATTEHSSQHLDYTHVPAGKLEVSDTAKNSPGAHQQPLQLSYHTGDLFADAPRGSVLVHACNTQGHWGAGIAKAFKNIYPQAHADHNQFCTKGHTKARPVPTGTAQLLAPRDGDAQHWIGCLFTSAKYGKGKDKPDVIVRHTIESMQMLLELISQVKDEITEVRICKINSGKFGVAWERTEEALGSIVLKSGWRARIEVWEPAE; this is encoded by the coding sequence ATGCTGCATGGCCATCGTGTTGCTCTCCAGCCCGAGTTCCCCGGTCTCGACGACGACTACATAGCAGCAGTTTTCCGTCGCCATCAAAGTCACCAAAACATCATCATGTCGTCTCTGCGTGACACAAGCATCCAACTTGACTCGGAGCCAGCTGGTGCAAGCAAAGCCAAAAGAATGGCTGCAGACTCGCCGCCTCCAGCCAAGAAATTCAAGGCCACCACCGAACACAGCTCCCAGCACCTGGACTACACGCACGTCCCTGCTGGCAAGTTGGAAGTGTCAGACACGGCCAAGAACAGTCCAGGTGCACATCAACAGCCACTACAACTCTCCTACCATACCGGCGACCTGTTCGCAGATGCCCCGAGAGGCTCGGTGCTGGTCCATGCATGCAACACGCAAGGCCACTGGGGCGCTGGCATTGCAAAAGCCTTCAAGAACATCTACCCGCAAGCACATGCTGACCACAACCAATTCTGCACCAAAGGTCACACAAAGGCGCGCCCGGTACCAACAGGAACAGCACAGCTTCTGGCGCCGCGCGATGGAGATGCGCAGCACTGGATTGGCTGCCTCTTCACGAGCGCAAAGTAcggcaagggcaaggacaAGCCGGACGTGATTGTTCGCCACACAATCGAATCTATGCAGATGCTGCTGGAGCTGATCAGCCAGGTGAAGGATGAGATCACAGAGGTGCGCATTTGCAAGATCAACAGCGGCAAGTTTGGCGTTGCTTGGGAGAGGACGGAGGAAGCCTTGGGGAGCATTGTCTTGAAGTCAGGGTGGCGTGCGAGGATTGAGGTTTGGGAGCCGGCAGAGTGA
- a CDS encoding Quinol--cytochrome-c reductase — translation MPALANSARAVARSWTAHQMPVARAGCTAMQTRNASASSFDSPFKGSADSTKIPSFAAYRNKNGEQSTKVFQYFMVGTMGALSALGAKATVQDFLVNMSASADVLAQAKVEIDLAAIPEGKNVIIKWRGKPVFIRHRTESEIKEAEDTKWESLRDPQSDGDRVQKPEWLIMLGVCTHLGCVPIGEAGDFGGWFCPCHGSHYDISGRIRKGPAPLNLEVPAYDFPEEGKVVIG, via the exons ATGCCCGCCCTCGCCAACAGCGCCCGTGCCGTCGCACGATCATGGACAGCCCACCAGATGCCCGTCGCCCGGGCGGGCTGCACCGCCATGCAGACCCGTAACGCGTCGGCGTCGTCGTTCGACAGCCCCTTCAAGGGCAGCGCCGACAGCACCAAGATCCCCTCGTTTGCCGCCTACCGGAACAAGAACGGCGAGCAGAGCACCAAGGTCTTCCAGTACTTCATGGTCGGCACAATGGGCGCCCTGTCCGCTCTTGGCGCGAAGGCGACCGTCCAGG ACTTCCTCGTCAACATGTCCGCCTCCGCCGACGTTTTGGCGCAGGCCAAGGTCGAGATCGACCTCGCTGCCATCCCCGAGGGCAAGAAT GTCATTATCAAGTGGCGAGGCAAGCCCGTCTTCATCCGCCACCGCACCGAGAGCGAAATCAAGGAGGCCGAGGACACCAAGTGGGAGTCTCTGCGTGACCCCCAGTCTGACGGCGACCGCGTCCAGAAGCCCGAGTGGCTGATCATGTTGG GCGTTTGCACCCATCTTGGTTGTGTGCCCATCGGCGAGGCCGGCGACTTCGGCGGCTGGTTCTGCCCCTGCCACGGATCCCACTACGACATCTCTGGCCGCATAAGAAAGGGACCCGCGCCCCTCAACCTCGAGGTGCCCGCATACGACTTCCCTGAGGAGGGCAAGGTTGTCATTGGTTGA